From the genome of Nocardia sp. NBC_01503, one region includes:
- the rpmH gene encoding 50S ribosomal protein L34: MAKGKRTFQPNNRRRARVHGFRLRMRTRAGRAIVSARRGKGRKSLTA; this comes from the coding sequence GTGGCCAAGGGCAAGCGGACGTTCCAGCCGAACAACCGTCGTCGGGCGCGCGTCCACGGCTTCCGTCTCCGGATGCGTACCCGTGCGGGTCGCGCCATCGTTTCGGCGCGCCGTGGCAAGGGCCGCAAGTCTCTGACGGCCTGA
- the rnpA gene encoding ribonuclease P protein component: protein MLPEPYRLHRRTDFSRTVRQGRRIGRRDLVVHVLLHDDQSSGPEPSIRVGGPRFGLIVSKAVGNAVVRHRVARRLRHICASVAADLPDGTDVVLRALPGAATAPSVDLEKQIRSGLRKLGTLSESGTAGGESGTAGSDS, encoded by the coding sequence GTGCTGCCTGAGCCGTATCGGCTGCATCGACGTACCGACTTTTCCCGGACGGTGCGCCAAGGCCGGCGGATCGGGAGACGGGATCTCGTTGTGCACGTACTGCTACACGACGATCAGTCGAGCGGACCGGAACCATCCATCAGGGTGGGCGGTCCGCGTTTCGGCTTGATTGTCAGCAAGGCGGTGGGTAACGCGGTGGTACGCCACCGGGTGGCCCGCCGCCTGCGTCATATCTGTGCGAGCGTCGCGGCGGATCTGCCCGACGGCACGGATGTGGTTCTGCGCGCTCTGCCGGGCGCGGCGACAGCCCCCTCCGTCGATCTCGAGAAACAGATCCGGAGCGGGCTGCGCAAACTCGGCACCCTCAGCGAATCCGGCACGGCCGGTGGCGAATCGGGAACAGCTGGCAGCGACTCATGA
- the yidD gene encoding membrane protein insertion efficiency factor YidD has translation MNVLRAAARLPAKALIFLIELYRTYVSPTRMPVCRFTPTCSEYAVTALRTRGLFVGLGLAAVRIAKCAPWHPGGWDPVPERSRHRHAAAANEGSPSAVTGDTNDGST, from the coding sequence ATGAACGTCCTGCGCGCCGCTGCCCGTCTACCGGCCAAAGCTCTGATATTCCTCATCGAGCTGTATCGGACCTATGTCTCCCCCACCCGCATGCCCGTCTGCCGCTTCACTCCCACCTGTAGTGAGTACGCGGTGACGGCGCTCCGTACGCGCGGTCTGTTCGTCGGACTCGGACTGGCAGCCGTGCGCATAGCGAAATGCGCGCCCTGGCACCCTGGTGGGTGGGACCCCGTACCGGAACGTTCGCGTCACCGGCACGCGGCAGCAGCCAATGAAGGGTCACCGTCCGCGGTGACCGGCGATACGAACGACGGGAGTACATAA
- the yidC gene encoding membrane protein insertase YidC, producing the protein MLDFIYYPVSGILWFWHRVFGWALGDDSGFAWALAVVFLVFTLRLVLYKPFVKQVRTTKQMQELQPQIKELQKKYKNDRQQMTVEMQKLQKEHGFNPLMGCLPVLLQVPVFLGLFHVLRSFNRTGTGIGQLGMTPYDNAHTANYFFSAGDVQSFLTARLFGAPLSGFITEKTAVLESFAEYGGMPSKVAIIAVSVPLMIIAGLATHFNARASVERQSEAAAANPQAAMMNKLALYVFPLGVLVGGPFLPIAILIYWVSNNIWTYAQQHLVFGRMEKEENEKKDAALERRAQNAPKPGAKPVDTRKKPVVDAPSQADTNGVDMAKHDAPQSNQNGSAKSGQAKQNQAKKRSGNRGRANQKRRR; encoded by the coding sequence GTGCTCGATTTCATCTACTACCCGGTGTCCGGGATCCTCTGGTTCTGGCATCGCGTCTTCGGGTGGGCGCTGGGCGACGACAGTGGTTTCGCCTGGGCGCTGGCCGTGGTGTTCCTGGTGTTCACATTGCGGTTGGTGCTGTACAAGCCGTTCGTGAAGCAGGTCCGTACCACCAAGCAGATGCAAGAGCTGCAGCCGCAGATCAAGGAACTGCAGAAGAAGTACAAGAACGATCGTCAGCAGATGACGGTCGAGATGCAGAAGCTGCAGAAGGAACACGGCTTCAATCCGCTCATGGGCTGTCTGCCTGTGCTGCTTCAGGTTCCGGTGTTCCTGGGTCTGTTCCACGTGCTGCGCTCGTTCAACCGGACCGGTACCGGTATCGGTCAGCTCGGTATGACGCCGTATGACAACGCGCATACCGCCAACTACTTCTTCAGCGCGGGCGATGTCCAGTCCTTCCTGACCGCCCGCCTCTTCGGCGCCCCGCTGTCCGGTTTCATCACCGAGAAGACCGCGGTGCTGGAGTCCTTCGCCGAGTACGGCGGTATGCCGAGCAAGGTCGCCATCATCGCGGTGTCGGTACCGCTGATGATCATCGCGGGCCTGGCGACGCACTTCAACGCGCGCGCCTCGGTGGAGCGGCAGAGCGAGGCGGCCGCCGCCAACCCGCAGGCCGCCATGATGAACAAGCTGGCGCTGTACGTCTTCCCGCTCGGCGTGCTCGTCGGTGGTCCGTTCCTGCCGATCGCCATCCTCATCTACTGGGTCTCCAACAACATCTGGACCTACGCGCAGCAGCATCTCGTCTTCGGCCGCATGGAGAAGGAAGAGAACGAGAAGAAGGACGCCGCGCTGGAGCGTCGCGCCCAGAATGCTCCGAAGCCGGGCGCGAAGCCGGTCGATACGCGGAAGAAGCCCGTTGTCGATGCGCCGTCGCAGGCCGACACCAATGGTGTGGATATGGCCAAGCACGATGCGCCGCAGTCGAATCAGAACGGCTCCGCCAAGTCGGGTCAGGCCAAGCAGAATCAGGCCAAGAAGCGGTCCGGCAATCGTGGGCGTGCCAACCAGAAGCGGCGCCGCTGA
- a CDS encoding Jag family protein → MTVETDGGDPTVTAATAAPETESAAAAAPVVDAEEALIEEGEIAGDYLEQLLDVLDFDGDIDLDVEGDRAVVSIDGGKDLAKLVGRRGEVLDALQELTRLAVQQATGVRSRLMLDVAGWRANRRSELSALGTETAKRVLESGEREALTPMTPFERKIVHDAVAAVDGVVSESEGVEPSRRVVVLPA, encoded by the coding sequence ATGACTGTTGAAACCGACGGAGGGGACCCCACAGTGACGGCTGCGACGGCGGCACCGGAGACCGAGAGCGCGGCCGCGGCCGCGCCCGTGGTCGATGCCGAGGAAGCACTCATCGAAGAGGGTGAGATCGCCGGTGACTACCTGGAGCAGCTACTGGACGTGCTCGACTTCGACGGCGATATCGACCTCGATGTCGAGGGCGACCGGGCCGTGGTGAGCATCGACGGCGGTAAGGATCTGGCGAAGCTGGTCGGTCGTCGCGGTGAGGTCCTGGACGCGCTGCAGGAGCTCACCCGGTTGGCCGTGCAGCAGGCGACCGGTGTCCGCAGTCGGCTCATGCTCGATGTCGCGGGGTGGCGCGCGAACCGTCGCAGTGAGCTGAGCGCGCTCGGCACCGAGACCGCCAAGCGGGTGCTGGAGTCGGGCGAGCGTGAGGCGCTCACCCCCATGACTCCGTTCGAGCGCAAGATCGTGCACGACGCGGTCGCCGCCGTCGATGGTGTCGTGAGTGAGAGTGAAGGCGTGGAGCCGAGCCGACGGGTCGTCGTCCTCCCCGCGTGA
- the rsmG gene encoding 16S rRNA (guanine(527)-N(7))-methyltransferase RsmG yields MFHVEPGTEMTDLGLEPPAAAAVVFGDRLELAQRYYTVLAGAGVERGLIGPREVPRLWDRHILNCAVIGELIPQGATVVDIGSGAGLPGIPLAIARPDLRITLVEPLLRRTVFLAEFIEAAGLEVTVVRGRAEQPGVKKEAGGADVVTSRAVAPLAKLAGWSMPLVRDHGRMLALKGISAIEELERDRDELAKAGAGHTEVLECGVGVLETPTMVISAEKLPRADRRKARPKK; encoded by the coding sequence ATGTTTCACGTGGAACCTGGCACGGAGATGACCGATCTGGGTCTCGAACCGCCTGCCGCCGCCGCTGTGGTTTTCGGCGATCGACTGGAGTTGGCCCAGCGGTACTACACGGTGCTCGCGGGCGCGGGTGTGGAGCGCGGATTGATCGGACCCCGCGAGGTACCACGGCTCTGGGATCGCCACATCCTCAACTGCGCGGTGATCGGTGAGCTCATCCCCCAGGGCGCGACCGTTGTCGATATCGGCTCCGGCGCGGGACTCCCGGGCATCCCGCTCGCCATCGCGCGACCGGATCTGCGAATCACCTTGGTGGAGCCGCTGTTGCGCCGGACCGTCTTCCTTGCCGAGTTCATCGAGGCGGCCGGACTCGAGGTGACCGTGGTGCGCGGGCGCGCGGAGCAGCCGGGTGTGAAGAAGGAGGCGGGCGGTGCGGATGTCGTCACCTCCCGTGCGGTCGCTCCCCTGGCGAAGCTGGCGGGTTGGTCCATGCCGCTGGTGCGCGATCACGGTCGCATGTTGGCGCTCAAGGGAATCAGTGCGATCGAGGAGTTGGAGCGCGATCGGGACGAACTCGCCAAGGCGGGTGCGGGCCATACCGAGGTGCTCGAATGCGGTGTGGGCGTGCTGGAGACGCCCACCATGGTGATCAGTGCGGAGAAGCTGCCGCGGGCCGATCGTCGTAAAGCGCGTCCGAAGAAGTAG
- a CDS encoding ParA family protein: protein MLDTGTFDAEEFSRTPFGNISPSETPIAAEAQRASQVLHPGGNNAVPRPREQRVITIANQKGGVGKTTTAVNLAAALAVQGMRVLVVDLDPQGNASTALGIPHHSGIPSSYELLIGECTVRDAIQQSPHNERLLCIPATIDLAGAEIELVSMVAREGRLKAAIQEANLAGYDIDYVMIDCPPSLGLLTVNALVAAKEVLIPIQCEYYALEGVGQLLRNIGLVQAHLNPELHVSTVVLTMYDGRTKLADQVAEEVRGHFGDAVLRSVIPRSVKVSEAPGYGMTVLDYDPGSRGAMSYLDAGREMASKAATANNERGQ from the coding sequence ATGCTCGATACCGGAACCTTCGACGCAGAAGAGTTCAGCCGCACTCCGTTCGGGAACATCTCCCCCAGCGAGACTCCGATTGCCGCGGAGGCGCAGCGCGCCAGTCAGGTGCTGCACCCCGGCGGCAACAATGCGGTCCCGCGTCCCCGCGAACAACGGGTCATCACCATTGCCAATCAGAAGGGCGGCGTGGGTAAGACGACCACCGCGGTGAATCTGGCCGCCGCCCTCGCGGTACAGGGGATGCGGGTGCTCGTGGTCGATCTCGATCCGCAGGGCAATGCCAGCACCGCGCTCGGCATTCCGCATCACTCCGGCATCCCGTCCAGCTATGAACTGCTCATCGGCGAGTGCACCGTTCGCGACGCCATCCAGCAGAGCCCGCACAATGAGCGACTGCTCTGCATTCCGGCCACCATCGATCTGGCGGGCGCGGAGATCGAACTCGTCTCCATGGTCGCCCGCGAGGGCCGGTTGAAGGCCGCCATCCAGGAGGCGAACCTCGCCGGATACGACATCGACTACGTCATGATCGACTGCCCGCCCTCGCTCGGACTGCTCACCGTGAACGCGCTCGTCGCCGCCAAGGAGGTGCTGATTCCGATCCAGTGCGAGTACTACGCGCTGGAAGGTGTGGGTCAGTTGCTTCGCAATATCGGTCTGGTGCAGGCGCATCTGAACCCCGAACTACATGTCTCCACCGTCGTTCTCACCATGTACGACGGTCGCACCAAGCTCGCCGATCAGGTGGCCGAGGAGGTGCGTGGCCACTTCGGTGACGCGGTGCTGCGCTCGGTCATCCCGCGCAGTGTGAAGGTCTCCGAGGCACCGGGCTACGGCATGACGGTGCTCGATTACGATCCGGGCTCCCGGGGTGCGATGAGCTACCTCGACGCGGGTCGCGAGATGGCGTCCAAGGCGGCGACAGCGAACAACGAAAGGGGTCAGTAG
- a CDS encoding ParB/RepB/Spo0J family partition protein, translating to MSQAKKGGLGRGLAALIPTGPAATPGGLGSAAANVVIGLDPTGPQPASAFLHRVPDPTDESVAEEIDAGATYREIPPEQIVPNPKQPRQVFDDEALAELVHSIKEFGLMQPIVVRQVESLPTPQYQLIMGERRWRASQAAGLEAIPAIVRETADDALLRDALLENIHRVQLNPLEEAAAYEQLLEEFGVTHEELASRIGRSRPVVTNMIRLLKLPIPVQRRVAAGVLSAGHARAVLALEAGAAAQEALAIRIVAEGMSVRSTEEAVKLANRNPDAAVTPPAPKRKPIQMPGLQDVAERLSESFDTRVTVALGKRKGKITVEFGSIDDLERIVSLMEQSKL from the coding sequence ATGAGTCAGGCGAAGAAGGGTGGACTTGGACGTGGTCTCGCCGCGCTGATCCCAACCGGCCCCGCGGCCACACCGGGCGGGTTGGGTAGCGCTGCCGCCAATGTCGTCATCGGTCTCGATCCGACCGGACCGCAGCCGGCTTCGGCCTTCCTGCACCGGGTTCCGGATCCGACCGATGAGTCGGTGGCGGAGGAGATCGACGCGGGCGCGACCTATCGGGAGATCCCACCCGAGCAGATCGTCCCGAATCCCAAGCAGCCGCGCCAGGTCTTCGATGACGAGGCGCTCGCCGAACTCGTGCACTCCATCAAGGAGTTCGGTCTCATGCAGCCGATCGTGGTGCGTCAGGTGGAGAGCCTGCCGACACCGCAGTATCAGCTCATCATGGGTGAGCGGCGCTGGCGGGCCAGCCAGGCCGCGGGCCTGGAGGCCATCCCGGCGATCGTGCGTGAGACCGCGGATGATGCGCTGCTGCGGGATGCGTTGCTGGAGAACATCCATCGCGTGCAGTTGAATCCGCTCGAAGAAGCGGCGGCCTATGAACAGCTGCTCGAGGAATTCGGTGTCACCCATGAGGAATTGGCTTCGCGAATCGGCCGTTCCCGACCCGTCGTGACGAATATGATTCGCCTGCTGAAACTTCCGATTCCGGTGCAGCGCCGGGTAGCGGCCGGTGTGCTCTCCGCCGGGCATGCCCGCGCGGTGCTGGCTTTGGAGGCGGGAGCCGCCGCGCAGGAGGCGCTCGCGATTCGGATTGTCGCCGAGGGTATGTCGGTCCGTTCCACCGAGGAAGCCGTGAAGTTGGCGAATCGGAATCCGGATGCGGCGGTCACTCCCCCGGCGCCGAAGCGCAAGCCGATTCAGATGCCGGGTTTGCAGGATGTCGCCGAGCGCCTGTCGGAATCCTTCGACACGCGCGTGACGGTGGCACTGGGTAAGCGTAAGGGCAAGATCACGGTCGAGTTCGGTTCGATCGATGATCTCGAGCGAATTGTCAGCCTGATGGAGCAATCGAAACTCTGA
- a CDS encoding GNAT family N-acetyltransferase, translating to MSTSVTALTLGGLDKLPAHARRCVFWEMDPAVAADSREFSDPVFEKEAWLSTVLLEWGSCGQVALIDGQPAGVALYSPPSVVPRAGLFPTSPVSPDAVLLTTLRAEFPYHSGDVAQQLIQAVVSDLVRRGVRAIEAFGIRWDPPTTQMADLGSMMFMERIAPTPTRAAKTPSASAGCAPETCMIDADFLEEVGFKVVAAHHRFPRLRLELDSDHLWKEDVERALDQLLATAALSMPNRLITL from the coding sequence GTGTCGACCAGCGTTACCGCATTGACCCTCGGCGGACTCGACAAACTTCCGGCACATGCCCGACGGTGTGTGTTCTGGGAGATGGATCCGGCGGTGGCAGCGGACTCCCGAGAATTCAGCGACCCGGTCTTCGAGAAGGAGGCCTGGCTCTCGACCGTACTCCTGGAGTGGGGGTCGTGCGGGCAGGTCGCCTTGATCGATGGTCAACCGGCCGGGGTCGCGTTGTACTCGCCACCGAGCGTGGTGCCGCGCGCCGGACTGTTCCCCACGTCCCCGGTGAGCCCGGATGCCGTCCTGCTGACCACGCTGCGGGCCGAATTCCCGTATCACAGTGGCGATGTAGCCCAGCAGCTGATTCAGGCCGTGGTGAGCGATCTGGTGCGTCGCGGTGTGCGGGCCATCGAGGCGTTCGGTATTCGGTGGGATCCGCCGACCACCCAAATGGCGGATCTGGGTTCGATGATGTTCATGGAGCGCATCGCCCCCACCCCCACACGGGCGGCCAAGACCCCGTCCGCCTCGGCCGGGTGCGCGCCGGAGACCTGCATGATCGACGCCGACTTCCTGGAGGAGGTCGGATTCAAAGTGGTTGCCGCACACCACCGTTTCCCGCGGCTGCGGTTGGAGCTGGACAGCGACCACCTGTGGAAGGAAGACGTGGAGCGTGCGCTCGATCAGCTGCTGGCGACAGCGGCGCTGAGTATGCCGAACCGCCTGATCACCCTCTAG
- a CDS encoding N-acetylmuramoyl-L-alanine amidase, producing MHRLRHGDTGPAVAEVRGTLASLGFLNSHPTAETNGNGSGEYWKDIEATFDHDLDSAVRAFQQHRGLLVDGVVGPATYRALKEASYRLGARTLIYQLSAPLYGDDVATLQRRLQDLGFYVGRVDGYFGPHTHEGLTSFQREIGLAGDGICGPDTLRSLELLGARVTGGNPHRIAEEEVVHRAGPQLTGKRIVIDPGLGGPDKGSAVPSEFGDVYESEILWDLASRLEGRMAATGMETFLSRPWGANPSDAERAETSNTFDADLMISLRCAGNPSTSASGVASFHFGNSHGSTSMIGQVLAGFIQREIVARTSLQDCRTHARTWDLLRLTKMPTVQVDIGYLTSDYDSSVLTNPRMRDVIAEAILISVKRLYLLGQDDQPTGTYTFAELLAEELAAAERI from the coding sequence ATGCACCGACTTCGTCACGGCGATACTGGACCAGCCGTAGCTGAGGTTCGGGGCACCCTCGCAAGTCTCGGATTCCTGAACTCACACCCCACCGCCGAAACCAACGGCAATGGCAGTGGCGAGTACTGGAAGGACATCGAAGCCACCTTCGACCACGACCTCGACTCCGCGGTGCGCGCGTTCCAGCAGCACCGCGGCCTGCTCGTCGACGGGGTGGTGGGCCCGGCCACCTACCGAGCCCTCAAGGAAGCCTCCTACCGCCTCGGCGCACGCACCCTGATCTATCAGCTCTCCGCACCGCTGTACGGCGACGATGTCGCCACCCTGCAGCGCCGGTTGCAGGATCTGGGCTTCTACGTGGGCCGGGTGGACGGCTACTTCGGACCGCACACCCACGAGGGCCTCACCTCCTTCCAGCGTGAGATCGGCCTCGCCGGGGACGGCATCTGCGGGCCGGACACGCTCCGCTCACTGGAGCTGCTGGGCGCACGCGTCACCGGCGGCAATCCGCATCGCATCGCCGAGGAAGAGGTCGTGCACCGCGCCGGCCCACAGCTGACCGGGAAGCGCATCGTCATCGATCCGGGCCTGGGCGGACCGGACAAGGGCTCGGCCGTACCCAGCGAATTCGGCGACGTCTACGAATCGGAGATCCTCTGGGATCTGGCCAGCCGCCTCGAAGGACGTATGGCCGCAACGGGTATGGAGACCTTCCTGTCCCGGCCCTGGGGAGCCAATCCCTCCGATGCCGAACGCGCCGAAACCTCCAATACCTTCGACGCCGATCTGATGATCTCGCTGCGCTGCGCCGGTAACCCCAGCACCTCCGCCAGCGGGGTGGCGAGCTTCCACTTCGGCAATTCACACGGCTCCACCTCGATGATCGGCCAGGTGCTGGCCGGATTCATCCAGCGCGAGATCGTGGCGCGCACCTCCCTGCAGGACTGCCGCACGCACGCACGCACCTGGGATCTGCTGCGACTCACCAAGATGCCGACCGTCCAGGTCGATATCGGCTATCTGACAAGCGATTACGACTCGTCGGTACTCACCAATCCGCGTATGCGGGATGTGATCGCGGAGGCGATCCTGATCTCGGTGAAGCGGCTGTACCTGCTCGGGCAGGACGATCAGCCCACCGGTACCTACACCTTCGCCGAACTGCTCGCCGAGGAATTGGCCGCCGCCGAGCGTATCTGA
- the trxA gene encoding thioredoxin — protein sequence MSDAKTTATITVSDKTFAQDVLASEKPVLVDFWAAWCGPCKMVAPVLEEIAASHTDTLTIAKVDADANPETSKDYGILSLPTMVLFQGGQEVKRIVGAKGKAALLRELEGVI from the coding sequence ATGTCCGACGCCAAGACCACCGCCACCATCACGGTGAGCGATAAGACGTTCGCACAGGATGTGCTGGCCAGCGAGAAGCCGGTCCTGGTCGACTTCTGGGCGGCCTGGTGCGGCCCCTGCAAGATGGTCGCCCCGGTGCTCGAGGAGATCGCCGCCAGCCATACCGATACCCTGACCATCGCAAAGGTCGACGCGGACGCCAATCCGGAGACCTCGAAGGACTACGGCATCCTGTCGTTGCCTACCATGGTGCTGTTCCAAGGGGGCCAGGAAGTCAAGCGGATCGTCGGCGCAAAGGGCAAAGCGGCCCTTCTGCGCGAACTCGAGGGTGTTATCTGA
- the trxB gene encoding thioredoxin-disulfide reductase, which produces MTTAVRDLIIVGSGPAGYTAAVYAARAELQPLLFEGAQFGGALMTTTEVENFPGFREGIMGPDLMEEMREQAKRFGADIRTEDVDALDLSGTIKKVTVGGETFEAYAVILAMGSAARYLNIPGEQDLLGRGVSACATCDGFFFKGQDIVVVGGGDSAMEEATFLTKFASSVTIVHRREEFRASRIMLERAKSNEKIRFLLNTEVTAVHGDSAVTSLTVRDTRTGETSELPATGLFVAIGHDPRSELVNGQVELDDEGYVKVRGQSTYTSLPGVFAAGDLVDHTYRQAITAAGTGCRSAIDAERWLAEQGDITSNTLDHAGRPVEVNN; this is translated from the coding sequence TTGACTACCGCTGTTCGCGACCTGATCATCGTCGGTTCCGGACCGGCCGGATACACGGCAGCCGTGTACGCCGCGCGAGCGGAGTTGCAGCCCTTGCTCTTCGAGGGCGCCCAGTTCGGCGGCGCCCTCATGACAACCACCGAGGTGGAGAACTTCCCGGGCTTCCGCGAGGGCATCATGGGCCCCGATCTCATGGAGGAGATGCGCGAGCAGGCCAAGCGCTTCGGCGCGGATATCCGCACCGAGGACGTGGACGCCCTCGACCTGTCCGGGACCATCAAGAAGGTCACCGTCGGCGGCGAGACCTTCGAGGCGTACGCCGTCATCCTGGCCATGGGCTCGGCCGCGCGCTACCTGAACATCCCGGGTGAGCAGGATCTCCTGGGCCGCGGCGTCAGCGCCTGCGCCACCTGCGACGGCTTCTTCTTCAAGGGCCAGGACATCGTGGTGGTCGGCGGCGGCGACTCCGCCATGGAGGAGGCCACCTTCCTCACCAAGTTCGCCTCCAGCGTGACCATCGTCCACCGCCGCGAGGAGTTCCGCGCCTCGCGCATCATGCTCGAGCGCGCCAAGTCGAACGAGAAGATCCGCTTCCTGCTGAACACCGAAGTCACTGCGGTACACGGTGATTCGGCCGTCACCAGCCTCACCGTGCGCGACACCCGCACCGGCGAGACCAGCGAACTGCCCGCCACCGGCCTGTTCGTCGCCATCGGCCACGATCCGCGCAGCGAACTCGTCAACGGTCAGGTCGAATTGGACGACGAGGGTTACGTCAAGGTGCGGGGCCAGTCCACCTACACCTCGCTCCCCGGCGTCTTCGCCGCGGGCGATCTGGTCGACCACACCTACCGGCAGGCCATCACGGCCGCCGGAACCGGCTGCCGCTCGGCCATCGACGCCGAACGCTGGCTCGCCGAGCAGGGTGACATCACCAGCAATACCCTCGATCACGCCGGTCGCCCGGTGGAAGTTAACAACTAA
- the sigM gene encoding RNA polymerase sigma factor SigM: MSSAKNFGVATEPRTRPTATAVRTRPRVGEATDRDLLAAHAQGERHAFAELLRRHRDHLWQTALRASYTPEDAADSLQDALLSAHRAAGGFRGDSEVRSWLHRIVVNACLDRIRRNKLRRTVPLSDESVLEPLYPRDDFARLDAALVVDAALFTLPAEQRTALVAVELEGYSIAEAAVLLGVPAGTIKSRCARGRRRLEEHLHTMNT; encoded by the coding sequence TTGTCGTCTGCGAAGAATTTCGGAGTAGCGACCGAGCCACGAACTCGGCCCACAGCGACGGCTGTCCGGACCCGCCCCAGGGTCGGCGAGGCCACCGATCGCGATCTACTCGCCGCACACGCCCAGGGCGAGCGGCACGCCTTCGCCGAGCTATTGCGCCGCCACCGCGACCATCTCTGGCAGACCGCGCTACGCGCCTCCTATACGCCCGAGGACGCCGCCGACTCACTCCAGGACGCCCTGCTCTCAGCCCATCGCGCAGCGGGCGGATTCCGCGGTGATTCCGAGGTACGCAGTTGGCTGCACCGCATCGTGGTGAACGCCTGCCTGGATCGGATCCGTCGCAACAAACTGCGCCGCACGGTACCTTTGTCCGACGAGTCCGTACTCGAACCCCTTTATCCCCGCGACGATTTCGCGCGTCTGGACGCCGCCCTCGTGGTCGATGCCGCACTGTTCACGCTGCCAGCCGAACAGCGCACCGCCCTGGTCGCCGTGGAGCTGGAAGGGTATTCGATCGCGGAAGCCGCTGTGCTGCTGGGCGTTCCGGCCGGGACCATCAAAAGCCGGTGCGCCCGCGGGCGACGGCGACTCGAAGAACACCTGCACACGATGAACACCTGA